CTCAGGAAGATGATCACGCCGGCGATGACCAAGAACGCGGCGATGTCGAGCGCGTGGAAGATGAGGAACCCCAAGACGCTCGTCGAGTCGAACTCGAACGTCCCGAATCCGGCGAGGTACGCGCGGTGCTGCTCGGAGTCCTGGCCAACGGACTCGAAGTGCAGCCATCCGAACGTGAGCGGGAAGGTGACGAGCGCGGCCAGGATGCAGCCCCAGAAGATGAGCTGGTGCGCGAACCACCGGCTTGGGGAACGTTTGCGGATGAACGTCTGACCGAGCAGGTTCTTGGCCACGAGGCCGGGGGCCATTCGGGCGTTGGCGCCGCGCCGGCCGCGGCGCCACATGGCTTCCCACCCCCGTCGATGCAGACGCGCCGTCGGTGGGCGTTGCAGCCAGACCGTGTACCGGTACACCACGCCGAAGATCGCGAACAGCGTGCCGACGAGATAGGCGACGAGCGCCGAGTCGAACCAGCGGAGCCCCGAGCTCCCGAGTACGACGAGCAGGACCGTGACCGCGGTCGCGAGCGCGCCGAACGCCAACGCCCGCGGGTCGAGACGTTCCTCCCCCGGCGCCGAAAGCGATCGCGCTCGCACCGACATCACGAGGCTCGAGTCGTGCGCCACGCCACGGCGAGCAGCAGTCGAAGAAGACCGACGAAAGCGAGCGTCCAGGCAATGAGGGCAACACCGAGCATCACCTTCGGCAGACCGTCGAGGAAGTCGATGTCCACTGCG
The window above is part of the Acidimicrobiia bacterium genome. Proteins encoded here:
- a CDS encoding MFS transporter, whose protein sequence is MSVRARSLSAPGEERLDPRALAFGALATAVTVLLVVLGSSGLRWFDSALVAYLVGTLFAIFGVVYRYTVWLQRPPTARLHRRGWEAMWRRGRRGANARMAPGLVAKNLLGQTFIRKRSPSRWFAHQLIFWGCILAALVTFPLTFGWLHFESVGQDSEQHRAYLAGFGTFEFDSTSVLGFLIFHALDIAAFLVIAGVIIFLRRRLHDPGALAVERSNDFLALAGLFAVSITGLMLTVSSLWMDGRFYTFLTTTHALTVILGLMYIPFGKLFHIFQRPANIGVAFYKRDAAAGPQQTCRECTEPYASRLQVDDLKAVLPKVGFDYTLADGGNWQDVCPRCRRALFAHAQTQRVGGFG